In the Puntigrus tetrazona isolate hp1 chromosome 9, ASM1883169v1, whole genome shotgun sequence genome, one interval contains:
- the tmem37 gene encoding voltage-dependent calcium channel gamma-like subunit has product MTAIKIRVGAAPRGKPTPLFLDLFCRSLIILCTFLSVILSSVAVCDGHWLLAGRRMFGLWYFCSLEEQQGPASGAQSFKASSNCTRRLEEAGVDGLAAGLAACRSVITLAVVSAVFGLELLVMSQASEGRDSSRRWTFGARLVLLAGVMAAGGLAAFILLLGAFATLLGFTLTFWCQFTATFLFFLNGAAARHIQRFEPLFNGHPDKL; this is encoded by the exons ATGACGGCAATAAAAATCAGG GTCGGGGCCGCTCCGCGTGGGAAGCCCACCCCTCTTTTTCTAGACCTGTTTTGTCGCAGCCTCATCATCCTGTGCACGTTCCTGTCCGTCATCCTCTCGTCGGTCGCGGTGTGCGACGGTCACTGGCTGCTCGCCGGCCGCCGCATGTTTGGCCTGTGGTATTTCTGCTCACTCGAGGAGCAGCAGGGCCCCGCGTCGGGGGCCCAGAGCTTTAAAGCGTCCTCTAACTGCACCAGACGGCTGGAGGAGGCAGGGGTGGATGGTCTGGCCGCGGGCTTGGCGGCGTGTCGTTCTGTGATCACTCTGGCCGTGGTCAGCGCCGTATTCGGCCTGGAGTTGCTCGTCATGTCGCAGGCCAGCGAAGGCAGGGACTCCAGTCGGCGCTGGACCTTCGGGGCACGGCTGGTGCTGCTGGCCGGGGTGATGGCCGCCGGAGGCCTCGCGGCTTTTATACTGCTGTTAGGGGCCTTTGCCACGCTCCTCGGGTTTACCCTCACCTTCTGGTGTCAGTTCACCGCCACCTTCCTGTTCTTCCTCAATGGAGCGGCAGCGCGGCACATCCAGCGCTTTGAACCGCTCTTTAATGGACATCCCGACAAACTGTAG
- the dbi gene encoding acyl-CoA-binding protein yields MSEAEFQKAAEEVKQLKAKPADAEMLEIYSLYKQATVGDVNTARPGMLDFTGKAKWDAWEAKKGMSKEDAVKAYIAKVEELKGKYGI; encoded by the exons ATGTCTGAG GCTGAGTTCCAGAAAGCGGCAGAGGAGGTCAAGCAGCTGAAAGCGAAACCAGCGGACGCTGAGATGCTGGAAATATACAGTCTGTACAAACAGGCCACCGTAGGAGACGTCAACACTG ctcGACCGGGCATGTTAGATTTCACTGGCAAGGCCAAATGGGACGCCTGGGAGGCCAAGAAAG GTATGAGTAAGGAGGATGCCGTGAAAGCGTACATCGCTAAGGTAGAGGAGCTGAAGGGAAAGTACGGGATCTAA
- the c9h2orf76 gene encoding UPF0538 protein C2orf76 homolog encodes MCDSVVLTVRLVRSFEHRNFKPVVYKDVHLDQTVGEFITFVKQDVSTRAGLPPPFKKFDYDTMKIIHQAHGAKTNELVMSLEDDEKFILRDGCRLRASGVANETELAFFKMADYEKFKANPQTEW; translated from the exons ATGTGTGACAGCGTGGTTCTGACGGTGCGTCTGGTTCGGTCCTTTGAGCATCGAAACTTTAAACCGGTGGTCTACAAAGACGTTCATTTAGACCAAACAGTGGGGGAGTTCATTACATTTGTCAAACAAG ACGTTTCAACAAGAGCCGGGCTGCCTCCACCTTTTAAGAAGTTTGACTATG ACACAATGAAAATTATTCACCAGGCACATGGAGCAAAG ACAAATGAGCTGGTGATGAGTTTAGAGGACGATGAAAAGTTCATTCTTCGTGACGGCTGCAGGTTAAGGGCATCTGGTGTTG CCAATGAGACAGAACTTGCCTTCTTCAAAATGGCCGATTATGAAAAGTTCAAGGCCAATCCACAGACGGAATGGTGA
- the steap3 gene encoding LOW QUALITY PROTEIN: metalloreductase STEAP3 (The sequence of the model RefSeq protein was modified relative to this genomic sequence to represent the inferred CDS: inserted 1 base in 1 codon), producing the protein MAEDMKTPLLSDSEGPADALPVCLTSPTVAILGSGDFSRALALRLVASGVRVVVGSRCVNRIPSGLFPDAVELRNQEGAVSQAVCLVFMALFPEHYCSLLGLQSALAGKVLVDVSNAAEMKIHGPSNAERLAELFPDSLVVKGFNTVSTWELQTGAHDGSRKVLICSNSTEGKKKVVQLARQMGFHPVDMGGLSAAREIEVVPLSLFPSWSGPVVVTVLLFFFFYGYGFLRXILLPYLAQGHNAFYRLALDLVNESLPAVALVTLALVYFPGLFAAWLQLWRGTKYRRFPSWLDNCLQRRKQLGLLSFFCAVLHGVYSLCLPLRRITSHRIVNSAYRQVKAGTEEPWDELGVWRSELYLSCGVLGLGVLSLLAITSLPSVGNTLNWREFTFVQSGLGYIALTLSIMHTLFFGWDFTFHIEAYPFYMPPGYLLAVALPCVVLLCRCFLLLPCIFTRLTRIRRGWESKRNCPVLHHHHVVANGMP; encoded by the exons ATGGCAGAAGATATGAAAACTCCCTTGCTCTCAGACTCTGAAGGCCCTGCTGATGCCCTGCCTGTATGTCTAACCAGCCCTACAGTGGCCATTCTCGGTTCTGGAGATTTCTCCCGCGCACTGGCTCTACGGCTGGTAGCTTCTGGTGTGCGAGTGGTGGTTGGGAGCCGCTGTGTGAATCGCATCCCATCAGGACTGTTCCCTGACGCAGTGGAGTTGAGGAACCAGGAGGGAGCCGTATCACAAGCAGTGTGCCTAGTGTTTATGGCATTGTTCCCTGAGCATTATTGCTCTTTGCTGGGGTTACAGTCTGCACTGGCGGGGAAGGTGCTTGTGGATGTAAGTAACGCAGCAGAGATGAAAATCCACGGACCGTCCAATGCAGAACGACTGGCTGAGCTGTTTCCAGACAGTCTAGTGGTCAAAGGATTTAACACTGTTTCAACCTGGGAGTTGCAGACTGGGGCTCATGATGGAAGCAGAAAG GTCCTCATCTGCAGTAACAGTACAGAAGGGAAGAAGAAAGTTGTACAGTTGGCTCGGCAGATGGGCTTCCACCCCGTGGATATGGGTGGCTTGTCTGCTGCTCGAGAAATCGAAGTAGTCCCATTGAGCCTATTCCCATCTTGGAGTGGCCCAGTTGTTGTCACcgtccttctttttttctttttctatggCTATGGTTTCTTGC GAATTTTGCTGCCTTATCTTGCACAAGGACACAATGCTTTTTACCGTCTTGCCCTTGACCTTGTGAATGAGAGCCTGCCAGCAGTAGCCTTGGTGACTCTGGCACTCGTGTACTTCCCAGGGTTGTTTGCTGCGTGGTTGCAGCTTTGGAGGGGCACCAAATACCGGCGTTTCCCATCCTGGTTAGACAACTGCTTGCAGAGGAGAAAACAACTGGGCctgttgagttttttttgtgcagtgttgCATGGAGTCTACAGCCTTTGCCTGCCACTGCGCAGAATTACATCGCACAGGATTGTCAATTCTGCCTACAGACAG GTTAAAGCAGGTACAGAGGAGCCCTGGGATGAGCTGGGTGTTTGGCGATCTGAGCTGTACCTTTCTTGTGGAGTGTTGGGTCTTGGTGTTCTTTCTTTACTGGCCATCACATCCTTACCCTCGGTGGGCAACACTCTCAACTGGAGAGAGTTTACGTTTGTACAG TCTGGTTTGGGCTACATCGCTCTGACTCTGTCCATCATGCACACACTCTTCTTTGGCTGGGATTTTACCTTCCACATTGAGGCATATCCATTCTACATGCCGCCAGGCTACTTATTGGCTGTAGCTCTACCCTGCGTTGTTCTGCTGTGCCGTTGTTTCCTCCTTCTGCCATGCATCTTCACCAGACTGACGAGAATCCGCCGGGGATGGGAGAGTAAACGCAACTGTCCAGTCCTACATCACCACCATGTGGTGGCTAATGGGATGCCATAG
- the LOC122351471 gene encoding secretory phospholipase A2 receptor-like, protein MKTTLTLLLIMELCGLSSGLIKRHFFVKKEMTWDSAHSYCNVFFHDLSTFINELEQQQFLQDAANQTSNAWVGLHTELGVWRWSGGQTATEILWDTNQPDTSDGCVFLHIDRKKLHDKDCTVQFAAFCMTNFVLVPQKETWEGALEYCKTYYIELATLSTVQRMNSALMEISQAETEYVWIGLRFLEGDWLWVNRNHLYYTAWYQNEQPQCPAGDLRCGALDKKTKLWTNRNCEEKLSFICLFH, encoded by the coding sequence ATGAAGACAACACTCACTCTGCTCCTAATCATGGAGCTCTGCGGACTCTCCTCCGGTCTCATTAAACGACATTTCTTTGTGAAAAAGGAGATGACATGGGATTCTGCGCATAGCTACTGTAATGTATTCTTTCACGACCTCTCCACCTTCATCAATGAGCTCGAGCAACAGCAGTTTTTGCAAGATGCAGCCAATCAAACTTCAAACGCCTGGGTTGGACTCCACACAGAATTAGGAGTCTGGAGGTGGTCTGGAGGTCAAACAGCAACAGAAATTTTGTGGGATACTAATCAACCAGACACATCTGATGGCTGTGTTTTTCTACACATTGACCGTAAGAAACTGCACGACAAAGATTGCACAGTTCAATTTGCCGCCTTCTGCATGACAAACTTTGTTCTGGTGCCTCAGAAAGAGACCTGGGAAGGAGCTCTGGAATACTGCAAGACTTATTATATTGAACTGGCAACTCTGAGCACAGTGCAAAGGATGAACTCAGCTTTAATGGAAATCTCACAGGCTGAAACCGAATATGTGTGGATTGGTCTGCGTTTTCTAGAAGGAGACTGGCTCTGGGTCAACAGAAATCATCTTTACTACACAGCCTGGTATCAGAACGAACAGCCCCAGTGTCCTGCAGGAGACCTTCGCTGTGGAGCCCTggacaagaaaacaaagctTTGGACAAACAGAAACTGTGAGGAGAAGCTCagcttcatttgtctttttcattaa